A portion of the Chromobacterium sp. IIBBL 290-4 genome contains these proteins:
- a CDS encoding YcaO-like family protein, producing MSEGHLQLCPRYLMVKVGEENGVPNSVFHDPNHVAYEDLVLVHGAGDPPSQPLPQDPFRPSFLSFAGREVVLMQTDGRKAIEQALEGALEFPIVWSGESEEGFHIGPVFAGESDVQAYLEVLARCRPLAEIESLVGWREVPTSAGFWVRHPQRLEAAVVQLLDSADPCRTAVLLESGRTVALGWPTDLEPLRPTDTADLHAWSKGVLYGADDQQCDELGICHRSALVPHIQPDELAVCSGKGSKPAAAAIRLIGECVERLSAWGSAPCVRTSEKTAKQALSDEHWHVERIVGVTDQAGPEVEVVNLLDSSDRRLVPHELVVLGPFDAGRRFRSDTTGLAAHTSLREAHRTALYECIERHNFYPGITHLASAVRCAELEQAFSSRRTHTSRGAEYQALVFTYPERLHAPVAHCFVFDHLRGLWTRGTGSGISMEAAAEAAYIEAAQLLLRLSAELHGGDQLSLEYQGCVDPVAFHLLHGYLMSQPTLSLQKFERLVDATDLETSLGSLRDHGYSAYVYDFPKIFSSWWACRVIVPDFARSQSGSSPVGRTLIGDHLPFVLPF from the coding sequence ATGAGCGAAGGACACCTGCAACTGTGCCCACGCTACCTGATGGTTAAAGTCGGGGAGGAAAATGGTGTTCCCAACAGTGTGTTCCATGACCCCAATCACGTTGCCTACGAAGATTTGGTGCTAGTGCATGGAGCCGGCGATCCACCTAGCCAGCCTTTGCCACAAGATCCGTTTCGTCCCAGCTTTTTGAGCTTTGCAGGGCGTGAAGTTGTATTGATGCAGACGGACGGGCGGAAAGCGATAGAGCAGGCCTTGGAGGGCGCGTTAGAGTTCCCCATAGTCTGGAGCGGTGAGAGCGAAGAGGGCTTCCACATTGGGCCGGTGTTTGCAGGAGAATCTGATGTACAGGCGTACCTTGAGGTTCTTGCTCGCTGTCGTCCACTCGCCGAAATCGAGTCGCTTGTCGGATGGCGTGAAGTACCCACCAGTGCGGGCTTCTGGGTCCGACACCCGCAACGACTGGAGGCCGCCGTCGTCCAACTTCTTGATAGTGCTGATCCGTGTCGCACTGCAGTGTTGCTTGAGTCCGGGCGTACGGTGGCGCTGGGCTGGCCGACGGATCTAGAACCATTGCGGCCAACTGATACTGCTGACTTGCACGCATGGAGCAAGGGGGTTCTATACGGTGCCGACGATCAGCAGTGTGATGAGCTCGGTATTTGTCACCGGTCTGCCCTTGTGCCTCATATTCAACCGGACGAATTGGCGGTTTGTTCAGGCAAAGGCTCAAAGCCTGCCGCAGCTGCTATTCGTTTGATTGGGGAGTGTGTCGAACGCCTGTCAGCGTGGGGTTCGGCACCGTGTGTGCGAACCTCTGAAAAGACAGCAAAGCAGGCACTGTCGGACGAACACTGGCATGTGGAGCGGATCGTCGGCGTAACTGACCAAGCAGGCCCAGAAGTAGAGGTTGTGAACCTGCTTGACTCTAGCGACCGCCGACTCGTCCCGCATGAATTGGTCGTTCTGGGGCCATTTGATGCTGGGCGGCGCTTCCGCTCGGACACTACGGGCTTGGCTGCCCACACCTCGCTCCGCGAAGCGCATCGTACAGCGCTGTATGAGTGTATCGAACGACACAACTTCTATCCAGGCATCACCCATCTCGCGTCGGCGGTTCGATGCGCTGAATTGGAGCAGGCCTTTTCTTCGCGGAGGACTCATACATCCAGAGGTGCTGAGTACCAGGCTTTGGTTTTCACCTATCCAGAGCGACTTCATGCGCCCGTGGCCCACTGCTTTGTCTTTGACCACCTTCGAGGTCTCTGGACACGAGGTACTGGTAGCGGTATTTCGATGGAAGCTGCCGCCGAAGCTGCGTACATCGAGGCGGCGCAACTGCTATTGCGCTTGTCCGCTGAGCTTCATGGTGGAGACCAGCTCTCTCTGGAATACCAAGGGTGCGTGGATCCCGTTGCGTTTCACCTGCTGCATGGATACTTGATGAGCCAGCCGACTCTGTCTCTGCAGAAATTTGAGCGTCTGGTCGATGCCACCGATTTGGAAACATCTCTGGGTTCGTTACGTGATCACGGCTATAGTGCCTACGTGTACGATTTTCCCAAGATATTTTCGTCGTGGTGGGCCTGCAGGGTTATCGTGCCCGATTTCGCGCGATCCCAATCAGGCAGTTCCCCCGTAGGGCGTACCCTGATTGGAGATCATTTGCCTTTTGTGCTGCCATTTTGA
- a CDS encoding MFS transporter — MVHSPDITKRILLRVNVPAFAIGAFEAAMGFAFTAFAAQSMGSAADANLLLFWFWMSLFIFELPTGYVVDRWGARGSLICSLLLRSVAFGLYYWGQGSTISLCVASVLAGLAVTFMSGLFSTQIMVWSAQLGTEVEASRMVRWVMLVRAGSLVIGSLLGYGTTLILGLDSVWLLCIAMALLTAGYVYALWPQLQPLAKATISQHYRDCARELRRRKLWGDVLNISMVRTVSAAAMSNAAMVLVPALQKTPVLLLALQLLSGIVTLFAPKVSVHIEARPAWRDLMLWLFLPVLIILPLASGWPAWLFFTIMMVSALCAEMHYRHRFYEAIDASISGSAISIQGLVENALGAMTFALSWIFLLHVRPKDIWWLYAFLALSLAVVPLCMRSRTATVGAIPTSNQS, encoded by the coding sequence ATGGTTCATTCCCCCGATATCACCAAGCGCATTCTATTGCGCGTTAATGTTCCCGCATTCGCCATTGGTGCTTTCGAGGCAGCCATGGGATTCGCGTTTACTGCCTTTGCTGCGCAGTCGATGGGCAGTGCAGCAGACGCGAACCTGCTCCTGTTCTGGTTTTGGATGAGTCTTTTTATTTTTGAACTGCCGACTGGTTATGTTGTGGATCGGTGGGGAGCCAGGGGGTCGCTGATTTGCTCGTTGCTGCTCCGGTCAGTTGCCTTTGGTTTGTATTACTGGGGGCAAGGCTCGACTATTTCTCTTTGTGTCGCAAGCGTGCTCGCGGGGTTGGCCGTAACATTCATGAGCGGACTGTTTTCCACTCAAATTATGGTGTGGTCCGCACAGCTTGGTACGGAGGTCGAGGCCTCCAGGATGGTTCGCTGGGTGATGCTTGTACGCGCAGGCTCACTGGTGATCGGCAGTCTCTTGGGATATGGCACCACCCTAATTCTGGGGCTGGATTCGGTTTGGTTGCTGTGCATAGCCATGGCACTGTTGACTGCCGGTTATGTTTACGCCCTGTGGCCACAGCTGCAGCCTCTGGCGAAGGCAACGATCAGCCAACATTACCGGGATTGCGCGCGCGAGTTGCGCCGACGCAAACTCTGGGGTGATGTGTTGAATATCTCAATGGTGCGGACAGTATCTGCGGCAGCGATGTCGAACGCTGCCATGGTACTGGTGCCCGCCTTGCAGAAAACACCGGTTCTGCTATTAGCGCTACAGTTGCTTTCGGGGATTGTGACACTGTTCGCGCCCAAGGTTTCCGTACATATCGAGGCACGACCGGCTTGGCGTGATCTGATGCTGTGGTTGTTTTTGCCCGTGCTGATCATTCTTCCGCTTGCCAGCGGCTGGCCTGCCTGGTTGTTCTTCACCATCATGATGGTGTCGGCGTTGTGCGCGGAGATGCACTATCGCCACCGATTTTACGAGGCAATTGATGCCTCGATTTCCGGTAGTGCCATTTCTATACAAGGCCTTGTTGAGAACGCACTCGGGGCGATGACGTTCGCTTTGTCGTGGATCTTCCTTTTACATGTCCGTCCAAAAGACATCTGGTGGCTCTACGCTTTTCTGGCCCTTTCCTTGGCCGTCGTACCGTTGTGCATGCGAAGTCGAACAGCCACCGTAGGCGCGATCCCTACGTCTAATCAATCCTGA
- a CDS encoding peptidylprolyl isomerase has product MKITANTAVTVRMKVTDSQGLVYDDGKHPVAYLHGGYDNLFPKLEAALEGQEPGFQTTVELATEDAFGARDEALSTTMPKADFPPGIKVGGQIQRLGPDGQPRYYFVTKIKGPTVLLDGNHPLCGKDLRFSLKVVDVREATAEEIAHQHVHGEHGHQH; this is encoded by the coding sequence ATGAAAATCACTGCAAACACCGCCGTTACCGTGCGCATGAAAGTCACCGACAGCCAAGGTCTGGTCTACGACGACGGCAAGCACCCGGTCGCCTATCTGCACGGCGGTTACGACAACCTGTTTCCCAAGCTGGAAGCCGCGCTGGAAGGCCAGGAACCCGGCTTCCAGACCACGGTGGAGCTAGCTACCGAAGACGCCTTTGGCGCGCGCGACGAAGCCCTGTCCACCACCATGCCCAAGGCTGACTTTCCGCCCGGAATCAAGGTGGGCGGCCAGATCCAGCGCCTGGGCCCGGACGGCCAGCCGCGCTACTATTTCGTCACCAAGATCAAAGGCCCGACCGTCTTGCTGGACGGCAACCACCCGCTGTGCGGCAAAGACCTGCGCTTCTCCCTTAAAGTGGTGGATGTGCGCGAGGCCACTGCCGAAGAAATCGCCCACCAGCATGTGCATGGCGAACACGGGCATCAGCACTGA
- a CDS encoding branched-chain amino acid ABC transporter substrate-binding protein — protein MAWNKLFAEMNWVLALGGMMAPFAMAAAHADTVVKIGFASPLSGPQAHYGKDNENAAKMAVDDINAKGLVVGGQKIQFELVSEDDQADPRIGTQAAQRLVDAGVKAVIGHFNSGVSIPASRIYSDAGIPQLSVATNPAYTQQGYKTTFRLVGSDSQIGGALGQFAVKTMKAKTIVAIDDRTAYGQGIADEFVKAVAANGGKVTRREFTTDKATDFTAILTSLKAVNPDVVFYGGADAQAAPMVKQMKRLGLKAKLMGGDMLNTPTFIQLAGEDAAGHYSAVAGGVLSARPAGKAFERRYKERFHQDVVLLGPQFYDGVMLVAAAMKQAGSVEPAKYLPKLAAIRYSGVTADFAFAPNGNLLKAPVTLSVVKNKAWTVETVVH, from the coding sequence ATGGCTTGGAACAAACTGTTTGCGGAAATGAACTGGGTGCTGGCGCTGGGCGGCATGATGGCGCCGTTTGCCATGGCGGCGGCCCATGCCGATACCGTGGTCAAGATAGGCTTCGCCTCGCCGTTGTCCGGCCCGCAGGCACACTATGGCAAGGACAACGAAAACGCCGCCAAGATGGCGGTGGACGACATCAACGCCAAGGGCCTGGTGGTGGGCGGGCAGAAGATCCAGTTCGAACTGGTGTCCGAGGACGACCAGGCCGATCCGCGCATCGGCACCCAGGCGGCGCAGCGGCTGGTGGACGCCGGCGTGAAGGCCGTTATCGGCCACTTCAACTCCGGCGTGTCCATCCCGGCCTCGCGCATCTATTCCGACGCCGGCATTCCGCAATTATCGGTGGCCACCAACCCGGCCTATACCCAGCAAGGCTACAAAACCACTTTCCGCCTGGTGGGCAGCGACAGCCAGATAGGCGGCGCGCTGGGTCAGTTCGCCGTCAAAACGATGAAGGCCAAAACCATCGTCGCCATCGACGACCGCACTGCCTACGGCCAAGGCATTGCAGATGAATTCGTCAAGGCGGTGGCCGCTAACGGCGGCAAGGTGACGCGCCGCGAATTCACCACCGACAAAGCCACCGACTTCACCGCCATCCTCACCTCGCTGAAGGCCGTCAATCCAGACGTGGTGTTTTACGGCGGCGCCGACGCCCAGGCCGCGCCCATGGTCAAGCAGATGAAGCGGCTGGGGCTCAAGGCCAAGCTGATGGGCGGGGACATGCTCAATACGCCCACCTTCATCCAACTGGCGGGAGAGGACGCGGCCGGCCATTACTCGGCGGTGGCCGGCGGCGTGCTGAGCGCCCGTCCGGCGGGCAAGGCGTTTGAGCGCCGTTACAAGGAGCGCTTCCATCAGGACGTGGTGCTGCTGGGGCCGCAGTTCTACGACGGCGTGATGCTGGTGGCCGCGGCGATGAAGCAGGCGGGCTCGGTGGAGCCGGCCAAATATCTCCCCAAGCTGGCCGCCATCCGCTACAGCGGCGTGACGGCGGATTTCGCTTTCGCGCCTAACGGCAATCTCTTGAAGGCGCCGGTCACCTTGTCCGTGGTGAAAAACAAGGCCTGGACCGTGGAGACTGTGGTCCACTAA
- a CDS encoding FAD-binding oxidoreductase, giving the protein MAPPLAPGAAVIVVGAGVVGIASALQLRLAGFEVTLLDRGEPAMETSYGNAGAFAISDVIPLAEPGVLRKVPGWMLDPLGPLALRWRYLPTLAPWLLRFLAASRASRVKELTQALAALLGRVNDDYAALIEKAGLSHLWRRHGNLTLYRNREEFDAAAPAWEAKRRHGVRWQALDRDALSAGEPTLREEWQYAVLAPDWSHVDDPYVFSRGLFDAFLREGGRFVRDEALGIATEGGHVAGVETAGGGRLRADAAVIACGVWSDRFAKQRQYRVPLESERGYHVNLPKAGVALRHFIQCASESFVILPMANGGLRLAGTVELAHRDAPPDWRRAHILLDKARRIVGDFSTEDMTVWMGNRPSLPDTLPIIGPAPLPGLWFATGHGHLGLTLAATTGALLRDMLQGRPPALDMQPYRLSRF; this is encoded by the coding sequence ATGGCCCCCCCGCTTGCACCCGGAGCCGCGGTCATCGTGGTGGGCGCCGGCGTGGTCGGCATCGCCTCCGCCTTGCAGCTGCGGCTGGCCGGCTTTGAGGTGACCCTGTTGGACCGCGGCGAGCCGGCGATGGAAACCAGCTACGGCAATGCCGGCGCTTTCGCCATCAGCGACGTCATCCCGCTGGCCGAGCCTGGCGTGCTGCGCAAGGTGCCAGGCTGGATGCTGGACCCGCTGGGGCCGCTGGCCTTGCGCTGGCGCTACCTGCCCACGTTGGCGCCCTGGCTGCTGCGTTTTCTCGCCGCCAGCCGGGCGAGCCGAGTGAAGGAGCTGACGCAGGCGCTGGCGGCGCTGCTGGGCCGGGTCAATGACGACTACGCCGCGCTGATCGAGAAGGCCGGCCTCAGCCATCTGTGGCGGCGGCATGGCAACCTGACGCTGTATCGCAACCGGGAGGAGTTCGACGCCGCCGCACCAGCCTGGGAGGCCAAGCGCCGCCACGGCGTGCGCTGGCAGGCGCTGGACCGAGATGCGCTCAGCGCAGGGGAGCCGACGCTGCGCGAAGAGTGGCAATACGCGGTCCTGGCGCCGGATTGGTCGCATGTGGACGACCCTTATGTGTTCAGCCGCGGCTTGTTCGATGCCTTCCTCCGCGAGGGCGGCCGCTTTGTCCGGGACGAGGCGCTGGGCATCGCCACGGAAGGCGGGCATGTCGCCGGCGTGGAAACGGCCGGCGGCGGCCGCCTGCGCGCCGATGCGGCGGTGATCGCCTGCGGCGTGTGGAGCGACCGTTTCGCCAAGCAGCGCCAATACCGCGTGCCGCTGGAAAGCGAGCGCGGCTATCACGTCAACCTGCCCAAGGCCGGGGTGGCGCTGCGCCACTTCATCCAGTGCGCCAGTGAGAGCTTCGTCATTTTGCCCATGGCCAACGGCGGGCTGCGGCTGGCCGGCACGGTGGAGCTGGCGCACCGCGACGCGCCGCCGGACTGGCGCCGCGCCCACATCCTGCTGGACAAGGCCAGGCGCATCGTCGGCGATTTCTCCACCGAAGACATGACGGTGTGGATGGGCAATCGCCCGTCGCTGCCGGACACCCTGCCCATCATCGGCCCGGCGCCGCTGCCGGGGCTGTGGTTCGCCACCGGGCACGGCCATCTGGGCCTGACCCTGGCGGCCACCACCGGCGCCTTGCTGCGCGACATGCTGCAAGGGCGGCCGCCGGCGCTGGACATGCAGCCGTATCGGCTATCTCGTTTTTGA
- a CDS encoding aldehyde dehydrogenase (NADP(+)): MMNLTGKMLIGGQAVSGRRAMIRAIDPATNQVLEPGYPGADREQVEQACALAWAAFDPYRETAPEARARLLETIADEIEVLGDELITRAMAETGLPRARLQGERGRTCGQLRLFARTLRAGEWQDARVDSALLQRQPLPRADLRQRQVAVGPVAVFGASNFPLAFSVAGGDTASALAAGCPVIVKAHSAHPGTSELAGLAIARAAEKCGLPAGVFALLFGDGREAGQALVADPRVKAVGFTGSRSGGLALCRLAQSRPEPIPVYAEMSSTNPVFLLPMALQARGEALAQGFAASLTLGAGQFCTNPGLIVALQGPALDGFIAAAAGILQQSPAQTMLTPGIFQAYQAGVAAWSGHARQLAAGLPATGLNQCQAQLWLADARDYLANPALRTEVFGAAALIVQCRDAAELRQFAEQLEGQLTATLQLDDGDLDLAHALLPTLERKAGRILANGWPTGVEVCDAMVHGGPFPATSDARATSVGTAAIQRFLRPVCYQDFPDALLPPALRHANPLALRRLLDGSREG, translated from the coding sequence ATGATGAATCTGACAGGCAAGATGTTGATCGGCGGCCAAGCCGTCTCCGGCCGCCGCGCCATGATCCGGGCCATAGACCCGGCCACCAACCAGGTGCTGGAGCCAGGCTATCCCGGTGCGGACCGCGAGCAGGTGGAACAGGCTTGCGCGCTGGCTTGGGCCGCGTTCGACCCCTACCGCGAAACTGCGCCGGAAGCGCGGGCGCGTTTGCTCGAAACCATAGCCGACGAGATAGAAGTGCTGGGCGATGAATTGATAACACGCGCCATGGCCGAGACCGGCCTGCCGCGCGCCCGGCTGCAGGGCGAGCGCGGTCGAACCTGCGGTCAGCTGCGCTTGTTCGCCCGCACGCTGCGGGCCGGCGAGTGGCAGGACGCGCGGGTGGATTCCGCTCTGCTGCAGCGCCAGCCTTTGCCACGTGCGGATTTGCGCCAGCGCCAAGTGGCGGTGGGGCCGGTGGCGGTGTTCGGCGCCAGCAATTTCCCCTTGGCCTTCTCGGTGGCCGGCGGCGACACCGCGTCCGCTCTGGCGGCCGGCTGCCCGGTCATCGTCAAGGCGCACAGCGCCCATCCCGGCACCAGCGAACTTGCCGGGCTGGCCATTGCGCGGGCGGCGGAGAAATGCGGGCTGCCGGCCGGCGTGTTCGCGCTGCTGTTCGGCGACGGCCGCGAAGCGGGCCAGGCGCTGGTGGCGGACCCGCGCGTCAAGGCGGTGGGCTTCACCGGTTCGCGCAGCGGCGGGCTGGCCTTGTGCCGGCTGGCGCAAAGCCGGCCGGAGCCGATTCCGGTTTATGCGGAAATGAGCTCCACCAATCCGGTGTTTTTGCTGCCGATGGCGCTGCAGGCGCGCGGCGAGGCCCTGGCGCAGGGTTTTGCCGCTTCGCTGACGCTGGGGGCAGGGCAGTTCTGCACCAATCCCGGGCTGATCGTCGCGCTGCAAGGGCCGGCGCTGGATGGCTTTATCGCCGCCGCGGCCGGCATCCTGCAGCAGAGCCCGGCGCAGACCATGCTGACGCCCGGCATCTTCCAGGCTTACCAGGCCGGCGTGGCGGCTTGGTCCGGCCATGCGCGGCAGTTGGCCGCCGGCCTGCCGGCAACCGGGCTCAACCAGTGCCAGGCCCAGTTGTGGCTGGCCGACGCGCGCGATTATCTGGCCAATCCGGCGCTGCGCACCGAGGTGTTCGGCGCCGCGGCCTTGATCGTGCAGTGCCGGGACGCGGCGGAACTGCGCCAGTTTGCCGAGCAACTGGAAGGCCAGCTCACCGCCACGCTGCAATTGGATGATGGCGATCTGGACTTGGCCCATGCGCTGCTGCCCACGCTGGAGCGCAAGGCCGGCCGCATTCTGGCCAATGGCTGGCCCACCGGCGTGGAAGTGTGCGACGCCATGGTGCACGGCGGGCCATTCCCGGCTACCTCGGACGCGCGCGCCACCTCGGTAGGCACGGCGGCCATCCAGCGCTTCCTGCGACCGGTCTGCTACCAGGATTTTCCGGACGCGCTGTTGCCGCCGGCATTGCGGCACGCCAATCCGCTGGCGCTGCGCCGCCTGCTGGACGGCAGCCGGGAGGGTTGA
- a CDS encoding dihydrodipicolinate synthase family protein, which yields MNNNIFTGCMPALMTPCTVDRQPDFDALVAKGKELVSLGMSAVVYCGSMGDWPLLTEAQRQEGVARLAAAGVPTIVGTGAVNTREAVSHAAHAASAGAQGLMVIPRVLSRGASPAAQKAHFSAILAAAPQLPAVIYNSPYYGFATRADLFFELRRAYPNLVGFKEFGGAADMRYAAEHITSQDDEVLLMVGVDTQVVHGFVNCNAAGAITGIGNALPREVLHLVALSQAAARGDAIARRRAHELESALAVLSSFDEGCDLVLYYKHLMVLNGDQEYALHFNETDALSAAQRRYAETQYALFREWYRHWSAEQNVA from the coding sequence ATGAATAACAATATTTTCACCGGCTGCATGCCGGCGCTGATGACCCCGTGCACTGTCGATCGCCAGCCGGATTTCGACGCGCTGGTGGCCAAGGGCAAGGAATTGGTGTCCCTGGGCATGAGCGCGGTGGTGTATTGCGGCTCGATGGGCGACTGGCCGCTGCTGACTGAGGCCCAGCGCCAAGAGGGCGTGGCGCGGCTAGCGGCCGCTGGCGTGCCGACGATAGTGGGCACCGGCGCAGTCAACACCCGCGAGGCGGTTTCCCATGCGGCCCATGCCGCCAGCGCGGGAGCGCAGGGCTTGATGGTGATTCCGCGGGTGCTGTCGCGCGGCGCGTCGCCGGCTGCGCAAAAGGCGCATTTCTCCGCCATCCTGGCCGCCGCGCCGCAACTGCCGGCGGTGATCTACAACAGCCCTTACTACGGCTTCGCCACCCGCGCCGACCTGTTTTTCGAGCTGCGCCGCGCGTATCCCAATCTGGTTGGCTTCAAGGAGTTCGGCGGCGCCGCCGACATGCGCTACGCCGCCGAGCACATCACCTCGCAAGACGACGAAGTCCTCCTGATGGTGGGGGTGGACACCCAGGTGGTGCATGGCTTCGTCAATTGCAACGCCGCCGGCGCCATCACCGGCATCGGCAACGCGCTGCCGCGCGAAGTGCTGCACCTGGTGGCGCTGAGCCAGGCTGCAGCCAGGGGAGACGCCATCGCCCGCCGCCGCGCCCATGAGCTGGAGTCGGCGCTGGCCGTGCTGTCCTCTTTCGACGAAGGCTGCGACCTGGTGCTGTATTACAAGCACCTGATGGTGCTGAACGGCGACCAAGAATACGCGCTGCATTTCAATGAAACCGACGCGCTGAGCGCCGCCCAGCGCCGCTATGCCGAAACCCAGTACGCGCTGTTCCGCGAGTGGTATCGCCATTGGTCGGCCGAGCAAAACGTCGCCTGA
- a CDS encoding 4-hydroxyproline epimerase gives MKQLEIIDSHTGGEPTRLVLSGFPPLAGAAMADQRDELRERHDKWRRACLLEPRGSDVLVGALYCEPVSADAVCGVIFFNNTGYLGMCGHGTIGLIASLHYLGRIAPGTHRIDTPVGPVSAVLHEDGAVTLRNVPAYRYRRQAAVEVPGHGRVVGDIAWGGNWFFLVAEHGLSVRLDNVEELSAFSWAVLQALEAQGVTGADGARIDHVELFADDEHADSRNFVMCPGKAYDRSPCGTGTSAKLACLAADGKLAEGERWVQAGITGSRFTGHYQREGDFIRPYITGRAHITARGALLIDEEDPFAWGI, from the coding sequence ATGAAACAGCTAGAGATCATCGATTCCCACACCGGTGGCGAGCCCACCCGGCTGGTGCTGAGCGGATTCCCCCCCTTGGCGGGCGCCGCCATGGCGGACCAGCGCGATGAATTGCGCGAGCGGCACGATAAATGGCGCCGCGCCTGCCTGCTGGAGCCGCGCGGCAGCGATGTGTTGGTGGGCGCGCTGTATTGCGAGCCGGTTTCGGCCGACGCCGTGTGCGGGGTGATTTTCTTCAACAACACCGGCTACCTGGGCATGTGCGGCCACGGCACCATAGGCCTGATCGCCTCCTTGCATTACCTGGGGCGCATCGCGCCCGGCACGCACCGGATCGATACCCCGGTGGGACCGGTCAGCGCCGTCTTGCATGAGGACGGCGCGGTGACGCTGCGCAATGTGCCGGCCTACCGCTACCGCCGGCAGGCGGCAGTGGAGGTGCCCGGCCATGGCCGAGTAGTGGGGGACATCGCCTGGGGCGGCAACTGGTTTTTCCTGGTGGCCGAGCATGGCCTGAGCGTGCGGCTGGACAATGTCGAGGAGCTGAGCGCGTTTTCCTGGGCCGTGCTGCAGGCGCTGGAAGCGCAGGGCGTCACCGGCGCCGACGGCGCGCGCATCGATCATGTCGAACTGTTCGCCGACGACGAGCACGCCGACAGCCGCAACTTTGTCATGTGCCCGGGCAAGGCCTATGACCGTTCTCCCTGCGGCACCGGCACCAGCGCCAAGCTGGCCTGCCTGGCCGCTGACGGCAAGCTGGCCGAAGGCGAGCGCTGGGTGCAGGCCGGCATCACCGGCAGCCGCTTCACCGGCCATTACCAGCGCGAAGGCGATTTCATCCGCCCCTATATCACCGGCCGCGCCCACATCACCGCCCGCGGCGCGCTGCTGATCGACGAAGAAGATCCATTCGCGTGGGGCATCTGA
- a CDS encoding integrase arm-type DNA-binding domain-containing protein, protein MPLTDTAIRNAKPREDGKPAKLADGGSLFLWVMPNGAKYWRMAYRFDGKQKTLSFGVYPATSLKDARDKREAARKLLAAGTDPNAAKKEQKRERQLTVENSFEIVAREWYDKQLPRWTDDHAVRILDSLKADAFPDLGKQPVSQLTAPMILDTIRKIEKRGAVETAQRVLQRISAVIRYAIQTGRAVHNPATDLTGAIRAKKVEHRPALPRGELREFYRRLAAEPLYIPTRIAMHLLMLTFVRPGELRAARWEEFDEERAEWRIPAERMKMREPHLVPLSRQALELLKELRPLTGKSALLFPAVTDLKKPMSENTLGYAMGRMGYKGTATPHGFRALASTVLNEEGFDPDIIEKQLAHAERNKVRAAYHRAEYLEERRKMMQWWAEFLGRHQENGLA, encoded by the coding sequence ATGCCGCTTACAGACACCGCCATCCGCAATGCCAAGCCAAGAGAAGACGGCAAGCCTGCCAAGCTGGCAGATGGCGGCAGCCTCTTTCTTTGGGTCATGCCCAACGGGGCGAAGTACTGGCGCATGGCCTACCGCTTCGACGGCAAGCAAAAAACCCTCTCCTTCGGCGTCTACCCCGCCACTTCGTTGAAAGACGCGCGCGATAAGCGCGAAGCCGCGCGCAAACTGCTGGCCGCCGGGACCGACCCCAACGCAGCCAAGAAAGAGCAGAAGCGCGAGAGACAGCTCACCGTTGAAAACTCCTTCGAGATTGTCGCCCGCGAGTGGTACGACAAACAGCTGCCACGCTGGACCGATGACCACGCTGTCAGAATCCTCGACTCCCTTAAGGCTGACGCCTTCCCCGACCTCGGAAAACAGCCGGTTTCCCAACTCACCGCGCCGATGATCTTGGATACCATCCGCAAAATAGAAAAACGCGGCGCTGTGGAAACCGCCCAACGAGTGCTGCAACGGATCAGCGCCGTCATCCGCTATGCCATCCAGACCGGCCGAGCCGTCCACAACCCGGCAACGGACCTTACAGGCGCGATACGCGCAAAGAAGGTGGAACACCGCCCAGCGCTGCCACGCGGCGAGCTGCGCGAGTTCTACCGCCGCCTGGCGGCCGAACCACTCTACATCCCGACACGCATTGCCATGCATCTGCTGATGCTGACCTTTGTCCGCCCTGGCGAACTGCGCGCCGCACGCTGGGAAGAATTTGATGAAGAACGCGCCGAATGGCGTATCCCAGCCGAGCGCATGAAGATGCGCGAGCCTCACCTTGTACCGCTATCGCGCCAGGCGCTGGAACTGCTGAAAGAACTACGCCCGCTCACCGGCAAAAGCGCGCTGCTCTTCCCTGCGGTGACAGACCTTAAGAAGCCGATGTCCGAGAACACGCTGGGCTATGCCATGGGCCGCATGGGCTACAAAGGTACAGCAACCCCACACGGCTTCCGCGCCCTGGCCTCGACAGTTCTTAACGAAGAAGGCTTCGATCCAGATATCATAGAGAAGCAGCTCGCGCATGCAGAGCGCAACAAGGTTCGTGCGGCTTACCACCGGGCGGAGTATCTGGAAGAGCGTAGAAAGATGATGCAGTGGTGGGCTGAATTCTTAGGTAGGCATCAAGAGAATGGCCTCGCTTAG
- a CDS encoding AlpA family transcriptional regulator yields the protein MTAIAPSLTAQPLRFMRLPEVISTCGLSRSSVYDAIKRGSFPAPVPLGGKSVAWLSSEIDAWMVDRIAARHA from the coding sequence ATGACCGCCATTGCCCCTTCGCTCACCGCCCAGCCGCTGCGCTTTATGCGCTTGCCGGAAGTCATTTCCACCTGCGGCTTATCCCGCTCGTCGGTATACGACGCCATCAAGCGCGGCAGCTTTCCGGCTCCGGTGCCGCTGGGCGGCAAAAGCGTGGCCTGGCTGTCGTCCGAAATCGACGCCTGGATGGTGGATCGCATCGCGGCGCGCCACGCCTAA